From the Roseateles sp. XES5 genome, one window contains:
- a CDS encoding glycosyltransferase family 1 protein — translation MLDHATSDSFVPDRPDGRAPTILVVTDAWRPQLNGVVHTLEELARSMAEEGVDVVFLTPEKFATIPLPSYPEIRLAIASSRKVLAEIEAVAPDYIHISTEGPLGMAARRACLKRRLPFTTAYHTRFPEFISARLPIPESLSYWWLRRFHNSGEGMMVATKSLGAEMAARGFVRIKRWSRGVDTKLFDPARRRDLGLPRPIFLNVGRVAVEKNLPAFLALDLPGSKVVVGDGPDLAMLRQRYPDVHFLGRKVGEDLASIYASADAFVFPSRTDTFGNVMLEALASGVPVAAFPVTAPRDVLGEGGVLSEDLRAAALAALDIPKDVARGRAMAYSWRACAREFFGNLTRVPRDAFAARRLSLR, via the coding sequence ATGCTCGACCACGCCACCTCAGATTCGTTCGTCCCCGACCGGCCGGATGGCCGGGCGCCCACCATTCTCGTCGTCACGGATGCCTGGCGGCCCCAGCTGAACGGCGTCGTCCACACGCTGGAGGAACTGGCCCGCTCCATGGCGGAAGAGGGCGTCGACGTCGTCTTCCTGACGCCGGAGAAGTTCGCGACGATCCCGCTGCCGTCCTATCCGGAAATCCGCCTCGCCATCGCATCGAGCCGCAAGGTGCTGGCCGAGATCGAAGCCGTCGCGCCTGACTACATCCACATCTCCACGGAAGGTCCGCTCGGCATGGCGGCGCGGCGCGCCTGCCTCAAGCGCCGGCTGCCCTTCACCACGGCCTATCACACGCGTTTTCCCGAATTCATCAGCGCGCGCCTGCCCATACCGGAAAGCCTCAGTTACTGGTGGCTGCGACGCTTTCACAATTCCGGCGAAGGCATGATGGTGGCCACCAAGTCGCTCGGCGCGGAAATGGCGGCACGCGGCTTCGTGCGCATCAAGCGCTGGTCGCGCGGGGTGGATACGAAACTGTTCGATCCGGCGAGGCGCCGCGATCTCGGCCTGCCGCGGCCGATCTTCCTCAATGTCGGGCGCGTCGCGGTGGAAAAGAACCTGCCGGCCTTCCTCGCGCTCGACCTGCCGGGCAGCAAGGTCGTCGTCGGCGACGGGCCGGACCTTGCCATGCTGCGCCAGCGCTATCCCGACGTGCATTTCCTCGGCCGCAAGGTGGGCGAGGACCTGGCGTCGATCTATGCCTCCGCCGACGCCTTCGTCTTTCCGAGCCGCACGGACACCTTCGGCAATGTAATGCTGGAAGCTCTGGCAAGCGGCGTTCCCGTTGCCGCCTTCCCGGTCACCGCCCCGCGCGACGTGCTGGGCGAGGGCGGTGTGCTCTCGGAAGATCTGCGGGCGGCGGCGCTTGCCGCGCTCGACATCCCGAAGGACGTCGCCCGTGGCCGCGCCATGGCCTATAGCTGGCGCGCCTGCGCCCGTGAATTCTTCGGAAACCTGACCCGCGTGCCGCGCGATGCCTTCGCGGCACGCCGCCTCAGCCTGCGCTGA
- a CDS encoding nitronate monooxygenase family protein has product MALPAILKDKLRLPVVGAPLFIVSHPALTLAQCKAGVIGAFPALNARPESQLDEWLAEITEGLAAHDAKNPDRPAAPFAVNQIVHRSNTRLEHDLMMCAKYKVPIIITSLGAREDVNAAVHGWGGVVLHDIINNKFAKKAIEKGADGLIAVAAGAGGHAGVKSPFALIQEIREWFDGPLALSGSIASGDAVLAAQAMGADFAYIGSAFIATEEARAAEAYKQMIVASNSDDIVYSNLFTGVHGNYLRGSIEAAGMDPDNLPEGDVKTMNFGGGSAKAWKDIWGSGQGIGAIKEIAPVADLVARMEREYAAAKARITAG; this is encoded by the coding sequence ATGGCCCTGCCCGCGATCCTCAAGGACAAGCTGCGCCTGCCCGTCGTCGGCGCGCCGCTCTTCATCGTCTCGCACCCCGCGCTGACCCTTGCACAATGCAAGGCCGGCGTCATCGGCGCCTTTCCGGCGCTGAATGCGCGGCCGGAATCCCAGCTCGACGAATGGCTGGCGGAAATCACCGAGGGCCTTGCCGCGCACGATGCGAAGAACCCGGACCGCCCCGCCGCCCCCTTCGCCGTCAACCAGATCGTCCACCGCTCCAACACGCGACTGGAACACGATCTGATGATGTGCGCCAAGTACAAGGTGCCCATCATCATCACCTCGCTGGGCGCGCGGGAGGATGTGAACGCGGCCGTGCACGGCTGGGGCGGCGTGGTGCTGCACGACATCATCAACAACAAGTTCGCCAAGAAGGCCATCGAGAAGGGCGCCGACGGCCTGATCGCCGTGGCCGCGGGTGCCGGCGGCCATGCGGGTGTGAAGAGCCCGTTTGCGCTGATCCAGGAGATCCGCGAGTGGTTCGACGGCCCCCTGGCGCTCTCGGGCTCCATCGCCAGCGGCGACGCGGTGCTGGCCGCCCAGGCCATGGGCGCGGACTTTGCCTACATCGGCTCGGCCTTCATCGCCACCGAGGAGGCGCGCGCCGCCGAGGCCTACAAGCAGATGATCGTGGCCAGCAATAGCGACGACATCGTCTACAGCAATCTCTTCACCGGCGTGCACGGCAACTATCTGCGCGGCTCCATCGAGGCCGCCGGCATGGACCCGGACAATCTGCCCGAAGGCGATGTGAAGACCATGAACTTCGGCGGCGGCTCGGCCAAGGCCTGGAAGGACATCTGGGGCAGCGGCCAGGGCATCGGCGCCATCAAGGAAATCGCCCCCGTCGCGGACCTCGTCGCCCGGATGGAGCGCGAATATGCTGCCGCCAAGGCCCGCATCACCGCCGGTTGA
- the pgi gene encoding glucose-6-phosphate isomerase, which yields MNALVDKLKSIVRDTNATDIRGAFAADPARFSRYSTTFDDFLFDYSKCAVNDAVLDALEALARDAGVEKKRDAMFAGEIINITEERAVLHTALRNRANTPVLVDGKDVMPDVNAVLSAMGDFAENIRSGALKGATGKAITDVVNIGIGGSDLGPVMATLALAPFHDGPRLHFVSNIDGAHIADTLKLVDAETTLFIVASKTFTTIETMTNAATARKFIADALGEAAVGHHFCAVSTALDKVAAFGIDAARVFGFWDWVGGRYSIWSAIGLPLMIAIGKADFAEFLSGGHAIDRHFREAPIRQNIPMLLGLIGYYHRNVLNYPSRAILPYDQRLSRFPAYLQQLDMESNGKSVTIDSKPVEGKTSPVVWGEAGTNGQHAFYQLIHQGTSVIPTEFMIAANGHEKALRHQHQLLIANCLAQSEALMKGRTLEEAKAQLTSKGMDEAKADRIAPHRVFSGNRPSITMTYDSLTPFALGRLIALYEHRVFVTGALWGINSFDQWGVELGKELATGLLPVVEGKESAAGHDSSTAGLVAALLKAAR from the coding sequence ATGAACGCGCTTGTCGATAAGCTGAAATCCATCGTCCGCGATACCAACGCCACAGACATAAGGGGCGCCTTCGCGGCCGATCCCGCGCGGTTCTCCCGCTACAGCACCACATTCGACGATTTCCTCTTCGACTATTCCAAATGCGCGGTGAACGACGCCGTGCTCGACGCACTGGAAGCGCTGGCCAGGGACGCCGGCGTCGAGAAGAAGCGCGACGCCATGTTCGCCGGCGAGATCATCAACATCACGGAAGAGCGCGCGGTGCTGCACACGGCGCTACGCAATCGCGCCAACACGCCCGTCTTGGTCGACGGCAAGGACGTGATGCCCGACGTCAACGCCGTTCTCTCGGCGATGGGCGACTTCGCCGAAAACATCCGCTCCGGCGCGCTGAAAGGCGCGACGGGCAAGGCGATCACCGACGTCGTCAATATCGGCATCGGCGGTTCGGATCTCGGCCCGGTCATGGCGACGCTGGCGCTCGCCCCCTTCCATGACGGCCCGCGGCTGCACTTCGTTTCCAATATCGACGGCGCCCATATCGCCGACACGCTGAAGCTGGTGGATGCAGAGACGACGCTGTTCATCGTCGCCTCCAAGACCTTCACCACCATCGAGACGATGACCAATGCCGCGACGGCGCGCAAATTCATCGCCGATGCGCTGGGCGAGGCGGCCGTCGGCCACCATTTTTGCGCAGTCTCGACGGCGCTCGACAAGGTCGCGGCCTTCGGCATCGACGCGGCCCGCGTCTTCGGCTTCTGGGATTGGGTCGGCGGACGCTATTCGATCTGGTCGGCCATCGGCCTGCCGCTGATGATTGCCATCGGCAAGGCGGACTTCGCCGAATTCCTTTCCGGCGGCCATGCCATCGACAGACATTTCCGCGAGGCGCCGATCCGGCAGAACATCCCGATGCTGCTCGGTCTCATCGGCTACTATCACCGCAACGTGCTGAACTACCCTTCGCGCGCCATCCTGCCCTATGACCAGCGCCTGTCGCGCTTCCCGGCCTACCTCCAGCAGCTCGACATGGAATCGAACGGCAAGTCCGTGACCATCGACAGCAAGCCCGTCGAGGGCAAGACCAGCCCGGTGGTCTGGGGCGAGGCCGGCACCAATGGCCAGCACGCCTTCTACCAGCTCATCCACCAGGGCACCTCGGTCATTCCGACCGAATTCATGATCGCGGCGAACGGCCACGAGAAGGCGCTGCGCCACCAGCACCAGCTGCTCATCGCCAATTGCCTTGCGCAGTCGGAAGCGCTGATGAAGGGTCGCACGCTCGAAGAGGCCAAGGCACAGCTCACCTCCAAGGGCATGGACGAGGCGAAGGCCGACAGGATCGCGCCGCACCGCGTCTTCTCCGGCAACCGCCCGTCGATCACCATGACCTATGACAGCCTGACGCCCTTCGCGCTCGGCCGGCTGATCGCGCTCTACGAGCACCGCGTCTTCGTTACCGGCGCGCTCTGGGGCATCAACAGCTTTGACCAATGGGGCGTGGAGCTGGGCAAGGAACTGGCGACCGGCCTGCTTCCGGTCGTCGAGGGCAAGGAGAGCGCGGCCGGGCACGATTCCTCGACGGCGGGTCTCGTCGCGGCACTGCTGAAGGCGGCCAGGTAA
- a CDS encoding long-chain-fatty-acid--CoA ligase has product MSVTETHPSTQPSGRFWTASYPEGMASEITPLGHPSIGALVESSCAQFADRPAFTSMGKTLTFRDFDAASRALAAYFQSLGLERGDRVALMMPNVMQYPVAVAAVLRAGLVVVNVNPLYTPRELEHQLKDAGAKAIVILENFAATLQQCIANTPVKHVLLASMGEMLGFPKGLIVNYVVRKVKKLVPAFELPGHIAFKQVMAEGARGTVKPTAIVPSDTAFLQYTGGTTGVSKGATLTHSNLLSNMEQIKLWIEPTFRIKKRPDQLTFVCALPLYHIFALTVNGLAGIALGGHNVLIANPRDIPAFVKELAKIRTHIFPGLNTLFNALMNNPDFAKLDFSELVLTLGGGMAVQQATAEKWLKITGCPVVEGYGLSETSPVATVNRVDVHDFTGSIGLPVPNTEIAIRDDDGRDMPLGERGEICIRGPQVMAGYWNRPDETAKVMYEDGFFKSGDIGVMDEQGYVRIVDRKKDMILVSGFNVYPNEVEQVVNLHPGVLECAAVGVPDARSGEAVKLYVVKKDPALDEAQVRAFCEANLTGYKRPKIVEFRTELPKTPVGKILRKDLRG; this is encoded by the coding sequence ATGTCGGTCACTGAGACGCACCCTTCCACGCAGCCGTCCGGCCGTTTCTGGACCGCCTCCTATCCCGAGGGCATGGCCAGCGAGATCACACCGCTCGGCCATCCGTCCATCGGCGCGCTGGTGGAAAGCAGCTGCGCCCAGTTCGCCGACCGTCCCGCCTTCACCAGCATGGGCAAGACGCTGACCTTTCGCGATTTCGACGCCGCCTCGCGCGCCCTGGCCGCCTACTTCCAGAGCCTGGGCCTGGAGCGCGGCGACCGCGTGGCCCTGATGATGCCCAATGTGATGCAGTACCCGGTGGCCGTGGCCGCCGTCCTGCGCGCCGGCCTGGTGGTGGTGAACGTCAACCCGCTCTACACCCCGCGCGAGCTGGAGCACCAGCTCAAGGATGCCGGTGCCAAGGCCATCGTCATCCTGGAGAACTTCGCGGCTACGCTGCAGCAGTGCATTGCCAACACCCCGGTCAAGCATGTGCTGCTGGCCTCCATGGGCGAGATGCTGGGCTTCCCCAAGGGCCTGATCGTCAACTACGTGGTGCGCAAGGTGAAGAAGCTGGTGCCGGCCTTCGAGCTGCCCGGACACATCGCCTTCAAGCAGGTGATGGCCGAGGGCGCGCGCGGCACCGTCAAGCCGACCGCCATCGTTCCCTCCGACACCGCCTTCCTGCAATATACCGGCGGCACGACGGGCGTTTCCAAGGGCGCGACGCTGACCCATTCCAACCTGCTCTCCAACATGGAGCAGATCAAGCTGTGGATCGAGCCGACCTTCCGCATCAAGAAGCGGCCGGACCAGCTCACCTTCGTGTGCGCGCTGCCGCTCTACCATATCTTCGCCTTGACGGTGAACGGGCTCGCCGGTATCGCGCTCGGCGGCCACAACGTGCTGATCGCCAATCCGCGCGACATTCCGGCCTTCGTCAAGGAACTGGCAAAGATCCGTACCCACATCTTCCCGGGCCTCAACACGCTGTTCAACGCGCTGATGAACAATCCCGACTTCGCCAAGCTCGATTTCTCCGAGCTCGTGCTGACGCTCGGCGGCGGCATGGCGGTGCAGCAGGCCACGGCCGAGAAGTGGCTCAAGATCACCGGCTGCCCGGTGGTGGAAGGCTACGGGCTCTCCGAGACCTCGCCGGTGGCCACGGTGAACCGCGTGGACGTGCACGACTTCACCGGCTCCATCGGCCTGCCCGTGCCCAACACCGAGATCGCGATCCGCGACGACGATGGGCGCGACATGCCCCTGGGCGAGCGCGGTGAGATCTGCATCCGCGGCCCCCAGGTGATGGCCGGCTACTGGAACCGCCCGGATGAGACCGCCAAGGTCATGTACGAGGACGGCTTCTTCAAGAGCGGGGACATCGGCGTGATGGACGAGCAGGGCTACGTCCGCATCGTCGACCGCAAGAAGGACATGATCCTGGTCTCCGGCTTCAATGTGTACCCCAACGAGGTTGAGCAGGTGGTGAATCTCCATCCGGGCGTGCTGGAGTGCGCCGCCGTGGGCGTGCCGGACGCGCGCTCGGGCGAGGCGGTCAAGCTCTATGTGGTCAAGAAGGACCCAGCCCTGGACGAGGCCCAGGTGCGCGCCTTCTGCGAGGCCAATCTGACCGGCTACAAGCGGCCCAAGATCGTGGAGTTCCGCACCGAGCTGCCCAAGACCCCGGTGGGCAAGATCCTGCGCAAGGATCTCCGGGGCTGA
- a CDS encoding diguanylate cyclase, whose product MLQGMAQLCAAQSLETRSLCWKSGAISDDVAAAALASGGWHCEDRIYSLEGERVLLRFEIGPETALPQYLYSRRSALSAVHVLSVDGDGGVHQSSVSASDISSAQSGGYFKVPLPGMTDKTKRVVAAFDLPSHKMTLEKAYLGPSDLPLGQGNVHSLILLAALAGMLSMPLLFNAAFYRILHEPFVLWHSMLTISLLATILVSSGLAVALFDPAAMTLSWMTTVIFGLTVAFGAMFTHSFIEADCLHPILRRALLWCAAWAVFLGVFHAAFPFVGRAVQSTLYTAAFAPIIAVFVVSLFSALRRGSRAAKFQVIGYLPMTMAGLVRLATGVVPGLHSNDAMLLFYVGCACEVLFTTLGVADRFMAIRRQRDHARFEADMLERLSERDALTGLLNRRAMDRDFETLRAEGYGTLAVLDLDHFKSINDTQGHLVGDRVLKAVAEALRSDENVQAFRLGGEEFVLLVRGKDHEAEERAERRRQAISSIVGNAVPGLGKPVTASMGMIHAGADVGLGFAELYESADKLLYDAKQAGRNRTISASMRNAGSDGLAGVDVTGTHRLATGNPISPAQIAS is encoded by the coding sequence GTGCTGCAGGGCATGGCGCAGCTGTGTGCGGCGCAAAGTCTGGAAACCCGCAGCCTGTGCTGGAAATCCGGCGCCATATCGGACGACGTTGCCGCGGCCGCCCTCGCATCCGGGGGCTGGCACTGCGAAGACCGGATCTATTCGCTCGAAGGCGAACGCGTGCTGCTGCGTTTCGAGATAGGTCCGGAAACGGCTCTCCCCCAGTATCTCTACTCCAGGCGAAGCGCGCTTTCGGCCGTCCACGTGCTGTCCGTGGACGGCGACGGCGGGGTTCACCAGAGCTCCGTATCCGCCAGCGACATTTCCAGCGCGCAAAGCGGCGGATACTTCAAGGTTCCGCTTCCCGGCATGACGGACAAGACGAAACGGGTCGTTGCCGCATTCGATCTGCCCAGTCACAAGATGACGCTGGAGAAAGCCTATCTGGGGCCGTCGGACCTGCCTCTGGGGCAGGGCAACGTGCACTCGCTGATCCTCCTTGCGGCGCTCGCCGGAATGCTGTCCATGCCGCTCCTTTTCAATGCGGCGTTCTACAGGATCCTGCATGAGCCCTTCGTGCTCTGGCACTCCATGCTGACCATCTCCCTGCTCGCGACAATCCTCGTGTCCTCGGGGCTCGCGGTTGCTCTCTTCGATCCGGCGGCGATGACGCTGAGCTGGATGACCACGGTCATCTTCGGCCTGACCGTCGCCTTCGGGGCCATGTTCACGCACAGCTTCATCGAAGCGGACTGCCTGCACCCGATCTTGCGCCGGGCGCTGCTCTGGTGCGCCGCCTGGGCCGTGTTCCTGGGCGTCTTTCACGCTGCCTTCCCCTTCGTGGGCCGTGCCGTCCAGTCCACCCTCTACACGGCGGCCTTCGCTCCGATCATCGCGGTTTTCGTCGTATCCCTGTTCAGCGCGCTTCGCCGGGGCAGCCGGGCGGCAAAGTTCCAGGTGATCGGCTATTTGCCGATGACGATGGCCGGTCTGGTGCGCCTGGCCACGGGCGTCGTGCCCGGATTGCACAGCAACGATGCCATGCTTCTGTTCTATGTTGGCTGTGCATGCGAAGTCCTGTTCACCACGCTTGGCGTCGCAGACCGCTTCATGGCGATCCGGCGCCAGCGGGATCATGCCCGCTTCGAGGCGGACATGCTCGAACGCCTGTCGGAAAGAGACGCCTTGACGGGACTGCTGAACCGGCGGGCAATGGATCGCGATTTCGAGACGCTCCGCGCTGAGGGCTACGGCACCCTTGCCGTGCTCGACCTCGATCACTTCAAGTCGATCAACGATACGCAGGGACATCTGGTCGGCGACCGTGTCTTGAAGGCGGTGGCCGAAGCGCTCCGATCCGATGAAAACGTTCAGGCGTTCCGTCTTGGCGGCGAAGAATTTGTCCTGCTTGTCCGCGGTAAGGACCATGAGGCCGAGGAGCGGGCGGAGCGCCGGCGCCAGGCGATCTCCTCCATCGTCGGCAACGCCGTTCCCGGACTTGGCAAACCGGTGACCGCCAGCATGGGCATGATTCACGCGGGGGCGGATGTCGGCCTGGGCTTTGCCGAACTCTACGAGAGCGCTGACAAGCTGCTCTACGATGCCAAGCAGGCCGGACGGAATCGCACCATAAGCGCATCGATGCGAAACGCCGGGAGCGATGGGCTTGCGGGCGTTGATGTGACGGGCACGCACAGGTTGGCTACCGGCAACCCGATATCGCCGGCGCAGATCGCGAGCTGA
- a CDS encoding carbohydrate kinase, with product MILCCGEALIDMLPRTTTLGEDAYAPYAGGAIFNTAIALGRLGVPTGFFTGLSDDMMGDILRKTLGESGVDYSYCATLSRPTTVAFVKLVNGHATYAFYDEGTAGRMITEAELPVLGADCEALHFGAISLIPEPCGSTYEALLMREHDKRVISLDPNIRPGFIKDKDAHMARIRRMAAKADIVKFSDEDLAWFGLEGDEDALARYWLHHGAKLVVVTRGAEGAVGYTAGHKVTVPSERVTVVDTVGAGDTFDAGVLASLKMQNLLTKEQVGRLSEEQIAKVLALGAKAAAVTVSRAGANPPWAKEIGLG from the coding sequence ATGATCCTGTGTTGTGGTGAAGCGCTGATCGACATGCTGCCGCGGACGACGACGCTCGGCGAGGACGCCTATGCGCCCTATGCCGGCGGGGCGATCTTCAACACCGCGATCGCGCTTGGCCGCCTCGGCGTGCCCACGGGTTTCTTCACCGGCCTCTCCGACGACATGATGGGCGACATCCTGCGCAAGACGCTGGGGGAAAGCGGCGTCGACTACAGCTATTGCGCAACGCTCTCGCGTCCCACCACGGTCGCCTTCGTCAAGCTGGTGAACGGCCATGCGACCTATGCCTTCTACGACGAGGGCACCGCCGGTCGCATGATCACCGAGGCCGAGCTTCCGGTGCTCGGCGCGGATTGCGAGGCGCTGCATTTCGGCGCCATCAGCCTCATCCCGGAACCCTGCGGCTCGACCTACGAGGCGCTGCTGATGCGCGAGCACGACAAGCGCGTCATCTCGCTCGACCCCAACATCCGTCCCGGCTTCATCAAGGACAAGGACGCGCATATGGCCCGCATCCGCCGCATGGCGGCCAAGGCCGATATCGTGAAGTTCTCCGACGAGGACCTTGCCTGGTTCGGCCTCGAGGGGGATGAGGATGCGCTGGCCCGCTACTGGCTGCACCACGGCGCCAAGCTCGTCGTCGTCACGCGCGGCGCGGAAGGCGCGGTCGGCTATACCGCCGGCCACAAGGTCACGGTGCCGAGCGAGCGCGTGACGGTGGTCGATACGGTCGGCGCCGGCGACACGTTCGATGCCGGCGTGCTCGCCTCGTTGAAGATGCAGAACCTGCTCACCAAGGAGCAGGTCGGCAGGCTGAGCGAGGAGCAGATCGCCAAGGTTCTGGCGCTCGGCGCCAAGGCCGCCGCCGTCACGGTCTCCCGCGCCGGCGCCAATCCGCCCTGGGCAAAGGAAATCGGCCTCGGCTGA
- the ppk2 gene encoding polyphosphate kinase 2: MAEKAESRAVELDIHGKKRVFDIDDPVLPDWIEEKAFGSGDYPYDKKLDNKDYEKTLKLLQIELVKVQFWQQKTGKRIMAVFEGRDAAGKGGAIHATMSYMNPRSARIVALTKPTETERGQWYFQRYVATFPTAGEFVLFDRSWYNRAGVEPVMGFCTPEQYEKFLKETPRFEKMITSEDIHLFKFWLDTGREMQLKRFHDRRHDPLKVWKLSPMDIAALNKWGDYSDKRDRMLKETHSDHAPWTVIHANDKRRARINLIRHILKTLDYEGKDKKAIGEIDDKIVGSGPGFVK; the protein is encoded by the coding sequence ATGGCGGAAAAGGCTGAAAGCCGGGCTGTGGAACTGGATATCCACGGCAAGAAGCGGGTGTTCGACATCGACGATCCGGTGCTTCCCGACTGGATCGAGGAGAAGGCCTTCGGCTCCGGTGACTACCCCTACGACAAGAAGCTGGACAACAAGGACTACGAGAAGACCCTCAAGCTGCTCCAGATCGAGCTGGTGAAGGTGCAGTTCTGGCAGCAGAAGACCGGAAAGCGCATCATGGCCGTCTTCGAGGGGCGCGACGCCGCCGGCAAGGGCGGCGCGATCCACGCCACCATGTCCTACATGAACCCGCGTTCCGCCCGCATCGTGGCTTTGACCAAGCCGACCGAGACCGAGCGCGGCCAATGGTATTTCCAGCGCTATGTCGCGACCTTCCCGACCGCCGGCGAATTCGTGCTGTTCGACCGCTCCTGGTACAACCGCGCGGGCGTCGAGCCGGTCATGGGCTTCTGCACGCCGGAGCAATACGAGAAGTTCCTCAAGGAAACGCCGCGCTTCGAGAAGATGATCACCTCGGAGGATATCCATCTCTTCAAGTTCTGGCTCGATACCGGCCGCGAAATGCAGCTGAAGCGGTTCCACGACCGCCGGCACGATCCGCTGAAGGTCTGGAAGCTCTCGCCGATGGATATCGCCGCGCTGAACAAGTGGGGCGACTATTCCGACAAGCGCGACCGCATGCTGAAGGAGACCCATTCGGACCACGCGCCCTGGACGGTGATCCACGCCAACGACAAGCGCCGCGCGCGCATCAACCTCATCCGTCACATCCTCAAGACGCTCGACTACGAGGGCAAGGACAAGAAAGCGATCGGCGAGATCGACGACAAGATCGTCGGCTCGGGACCGGGCTTCGTCAAATAG
- a CDS encoding NADPH-dependent FMN reductase, whose amino-acid sequence MKFLAISGSARQASTNTAMLRALQNAAGPDHTITLFDRIGDLPVFSPDLEGEALPGVVAALADAVARADGLIISSPEYVRSIPGGMKNAIDWLVSREELVSKPIVLAHASHRGDDMLEQMRIVLGTVSARFNADLFLRFRLMALSPEEIADRLSAPAALAEIRAFLDRFAHDYAEG is encoded by the coding sequence ATGAAATTCCTGGCAATCTCCGGAAGCGCCCGTCAGGCGTCCACCAACACGGCCATGCTGCGGGCGCTGCAGAATGCAGCGGGGCCTGACCATACGATCACGCTCTTTGACCGGATCGGGGACCTGCCGGTGTTCTCGCCCGACCTCGAAGGCGAGGCGCTACCGGGCGTCGTGGCCGCCCTTGCCGATGCGGTGGCGCGGGCGGACGGGCTCATCATCTCCAGTCCCGAATATGTCCGGTCGATCCCCGGCGGCATGAAGAATGCGATCGACTGGCTGGTGTCGCGCGAGGAGCTGGTGAGCAAGCCGATCGTGCTTGCCCATGCCTCGCATCGCGGCGACGACATGCTGGAGCAAATGCGCATCGTGCTCGGCACGGTCAGCGCCCGCTTCAATGCGGATCTGTTCCTGCGTTTCCGCCTGATGGCGCTGTCTCCAGAGGAGATCGCGGACCGGCTGTCCGCGCCGGCGGCCCTTGCGGAAATCCGCGCCTTCCTGGACCGTTTCGCTCACGACTACGCCGAGGGCTGA
- a CDS encoding AI-2E family transporter, with protein sequence MLSPISVARWLLVLVVLAGIYFFHGFLVPVLAALVIAFASWPLYSRLLTRVNGRRTLAASIAILFILGFIVGPVVFAATYASHEIRDWIGWAVETNRTGAATPDWIRVLPVIGGWLDMQWTRFLDHPGAIGELTQVVSGANIGNIYRVALAAGGKAFNLLLAALFMLIALFFIYRDGISFAAQVDRLGERILPTRWERFSRIVPATISSTVTGMTLIAIGEGIVLGVAYWVAGVPSAVTLGVLTGVMALFPGGAPLSFTLVSIYLVSSGSLFAGIALLTWGSVELFIVDKTLRPRLVGGPIKLPFLPTFFGLIGGVKTMGFLGLFIGPVLMALLVAIWREWIRDLETTDSAPTIILDPHAEPSARAEPERNVG encoded by the coding sequence ATTCTGTCGCCGATCTCGGTGGCGCGCTGGCTTCTTGTCCTTGTGGTCCTTGCGGGCATCTACTTCTTCCACGGTTTCCTTGTTCCGGTCCTTGCCGCTCTCGTCATCGCCTTTGCGAGCTGGCCGCTCTATTCCCGCCTTCTGACGCGGGTGAACGGCCGGCGCACGCTTGCCGCCTCCATCGCCATCCTCTTCATCCTCGGCTTCATCGTCGGCCCGGTCGTCTTTGCCGCCACCTATGCCAGCCACGAGATTCGCGACTGGATCGGCTGGGCCGTGGAAACGAACCGCACCGGCGCCGCGACGCCGGACTGGATCCGCGTGCTGCCGGTCATCGGCGGCTGGCTCGACATGCAGTGGACGCGCTTCCTCGATCATCCCGGCGCCATCGGCGAACTGACGCAGGTCGTCAGCGGCGCCAATATCGGCAATATCTACCGCGTTGCGCTGGCGGCCGGCGGCAAGGCCTTCAATCTGTTGCTCGCCGCGCTCTTCATGCTGATCGCGCTCTTCTTCATCTATCGCGACGGCATTTCCTTCGCCGCGCAGGTCGACCGCCTCGGAGAGCGCATCCTGCCGACGCGCTGGGAGCGGTTCTCCCGCATCGTGCCGGCGACGATCAGTTCCACGGTAACGGGCATGACGCTGATCGCCATCGGCGAAGGCATCGTTCTCGGCGTCGCCTACTGGGTCGCGGGCGTGCCCTCCGCCGTCACGCTCGGCGTGCTCACCGGCGTCATGGCGCTGTTTCCCGGCGGTGCGCCGCTCTCCTTCACGCTGGTCTCGATCTATCTCGTCTCCAGCGGCTCGCTCTTTGCGGGCATCGCCCTGCTCACCTGGGGGTCGGTGGAACTCTTCATCGTCGACAAGACGCTGCGCCCGCGCCTCGTCGGCGGCCCGATCAAGCTGCCCTTCCTGCCCACCTTCTTCGGGCTCATCGGCGGCGTGAAGACGATGGGCTTCCTCGGCCTCTTCATCGGCCCCGTCCTCATGGCCCTTCTCGTCGCCATCTGGCGCGAATGGATCCGCGATCTCGAAACCACCGACTCGGCTCCGACGATCATTCTCGATCCGCATGCCGAGCCGTCGGCGCGGGCCGAACCCGAGCGCAACGTCGGCTGA